In a genomic window of Oncorhynchus keta strain PuntledgeMale-10-30-2019 chromosome 28, Oket_V2, whole genome shotgun sequence:
- the LOC118360695 gene encoding coatomer subunit zeta-1-like isoform X1, with translation MDTVMLEPSLYTVKAVLILDNDGERLYAKYYDDTYPSVKEQKAFEKNIFSKTHRTDSEIALLEGLTVVYKSNIDLFFYVVGSSHENELMLMAVLNCLFDSLSQMLRKNVERRALLENMEGLFLAVDEIVDGGVILESDPQQVVHRVALRGEDVPYSEQTVTQKASFLLQVLQSAKEQIKWSLLR, from the exons GAACCGTCATTATACACCGTGAAAGCAGTCCTCATTCTGGATAATGATGGAGAACGACTCTATGCTAAA TATTATGATGACACCTACCCTTCAGTAAAGGAACAGAAAGCTTTTGAGAAGAACATCTTCAGCAAGACACACCGGACTGACA GTGAGATTGCTTTGCTAGAGGGCCTCACAGTTGTCTACAAGAGCAACATTGATCTCTTCTTCTATGTCGTTGGAAGCTCGCATGAAAATGAG TTGATGCTAATGGCTGTTCTAAACTGTCTGTTTGACTCACTGAGCCAAATGTTGAG AAAGAATGTTGAGAGGAGAGCTCTACTTGAGAATATGGAAGGTCTCTTTCTCGCTGTGGATGAAATTGTGGATGGGGG AGTGATTCTGGAAAGTGATCCTCAGCAAGTGGTCCACCGCGTGGCACTAAGG GGGGAAGATGTGCCCTACTCAGAGCAGACTGTCACCCAG AAGGCCAGTTTTCTTCTACAGGTGCTACAGTCTGCCAAGGAACAGATCAAATGGTCTCTGCTACGATAG
- the LOC118360696 gene encoding zinc finger protein 281-like isoform X3, giving the protein MQANNMSGSQKKLASQHGQGQRDNNNPESHQHQSHEAHHGHHNNHQAHHSHMVLPSGVSCPPLLIRKDGHSFHTPRLLDEKDMQASQNMQSTKKKHRKSGTPNKLREKVEQVEMDINGDDDHDSLVQKNFICEHCYGAFRSSYHLKRHILTHTGEKPFACDICDMRFIQRYHLDRHKRVHSGEKPYQCDRCNQNFSRTDRLLRHRRLCGARTNLPKEENQSFSCESRGGAYSQDAPGHTATWSPLQQQNSRLAV; this is encoded by the exons ATGCAGGCCAACAACATGTCCGGCAGTCAGAAGAAGTTGGCCTCACAGCACGGCCAGggtcagagagacaacaacaaccctGAAAGCCACCAGCACCAGTCTCACGAGGCTCACCACGgccaccacaacaaccaccaggCCCACCACAGCCACATGGTCCTGCCCTCGGGAGTCAGCTGCCCACCCCTG TTAATCAGAAAAGATGGACACTCATTTCACACACCCAGGCTGCTGGATGAGAAAGATATGCAGGCCAGCCAGAATATGCAATCGACAAAGAAGAAGCACAGAAAATCAGGAACACCCAACAAactgagagagaaagtggag CAGGTGGAGATGGATATTAACGGTGATGATGATCATGATTCACTAGTACAGAAGAACTTCATTTGTGAGCACTGCTATGGAGCATTCCGAAGTAGCTACCACCTGAAGAGGCACATCCTCACTCATACAG GAGAGAAGCCGTTTGCATGTGACATATGTGACATGCGGTTTATTCAGCGATATCATCTGGACAGACACAAGAGAGTTCACAGTGGAGAGAAGCCCTACCAGTGTGATCGCTGCAATCAA AACTTCTCGCGGACGGACCGTCTGCTACGTCACCGGCGTCTGTGTGGAGCGAGGACCAACCTTCCCAAGGAGGAGAACCAGTCATTCTCCTGcgagagcagaggaggagcctACTCCCAGGATGCACCTGGGCACACGGCCACCTGGAGCCCCCTACAGCAGCAAAACAGCCGTCTGGCtgtctaa
- the LOC118360695 gene encoding coatomer subunit zeta-1-like isoform X3, producing MDTEPSLYTVKAVLILDNDGERLYAKYYDDTYPSVKEQKAFEKNIFSKTHRTDSEIALLEGLTVVYKSNIDLFFYVVGSSHENELMLMAVLNCLFDSLSQMLRKNVERRALLENMEGLFLAVDEIVDGGVILESDPQQVVHRVALRGEDVPYSEQTVTQKASFLLQVLQSAKEQIKWSLLR from the exons GAACCGTCATTATACACCGTGAAAGCAGTCCTCATTCTGGATAATGATGGAGAACGACTCTATGCTAAA TATTATGATGACACCTACCCTTCAGTAAAGGAACAGAAAGCTTTTGAGAAGAACATCTTCAGCAAGACACACCGGACTGACA GTGAGATTGCTTTGCTAGAGGGCCTCACAGTTGTCTACAAGAGCAACATTGATCTCTTCTTCTATGTCGTTGGAAGCTCGCATGAAAATGAG TTGATGCTAATGGCTGTTCTAAACTGTCTGTTTGACTCACTGAGCCAAATGTTGAG AAAGAATGTTGAGAGGAGAGCTCTACTTGAGAATATGGAAGGTCTCTTTCTCGCTGTGGATGAAATTGTGGATGGGGG AGTGATTCTGGAAAGTGATCCTCAGCAAGTGGTCCACCGCGTGGCACTAAGG GGGGAAGATGTGCCCTACTCAGAGCAGACTGTCACCCAG AAGGCCAGTTTTCTTCTACAGGTGCTACAGTCTGCCAAGGAACAGATCAAATGGTCTCTGCTACGATAG
- the LOC118360695 gene encoding coatomer subunit zeta-1-like isoform X4, whose product MDTVMLEPSLYTVKAVLILDNDGERLYAKYYDDTYPSVKEQKAFEKNIFSKTHRTDSEIALLEGLTVVYKSNIDLFFYVVGSSHENELMLMAVLNCLFDSLSQMLRKNVERRALLENMEGLFLAVDEIVDGGVILESDPQQVVHRVALRGEDVPYSEQTVTQVLQSAKEQIKWSLLR is encoded by the exons GAACCGTCATTATACACCGTGAAAGCAGTCCTCATTCTGGATAATGATGGAGAACGACTCTATGCTAAA TATTATGATGACACCTACCCTTCAGTAAAGGAACAGAAAGCTTTTGAGAAGAACATCTTCAGCAAGACACACCGGACTGACA GTGAGATTGCTTTGCTAGAGGGCCTCACAGTTGTCTACAAGAGCAACATTGATCTCTTCTTCTATGTCGTTGGAAGCTCGCATGAAAATGAG TTGATGCTAATGGCTGTTCTAAACTGTCTGTTTGACTCACTGAGCCAAATGTTGAG AAAGAATGTTGAGAGGAGAGCTCTACTTGAGAATATGGAAGGTCTCTTTCTCGCTGTGGATGAAATTGTGGATGGGGG AGTGATTCTGGAAAGTGATCCTCAGCAAGTGGTCCACCGCGTGGCACTAAGG GGGGAAGATGTGCCCTACTCAGAGCAGACTGTCACCCAG GTGCTACAGTCTGCCAAGGAACAGATCAAATGGTCTCTGCTACGATAG
- the LOC118360695 gene encoding coatomer subunit zeta-1-like isoform X5 — protein sequence MFPREPSLYTVKAVLILDNDGERLYAKYYDDTYPSVKEQKAFEKNIFSKTHRTDSEIALLEGLTVVYKSNIDLFFYVVGSSHENELMLMAVLNCLFDSLSQMLRKNVERRALLENMEGLFLAVDEIVDGGVILESDPQQVVHRVALRGEDVPYSEQTVTQVLQSAKEQIKWSLLR from the exons GAACCGTCATTATACACCGTGAAAGCAGTCCTCATTCTGGATAATGATGGAGAACGACTCTATGCTAAA TATTATGATGACACCTACCCTTCAGTAAAGGAACAGAAAGCTTTTGAGAAGAACATCTTCAGCAAGACACACCGGACTGACA GTGAGATTGCTTTGCTAGAGGGCCTCACAGTTGTCTACAAGAGCAACATTGATCTCTTCTTCTATGTCGTTGGAAGCTCGCATGAAAATGAG TTGATGCTAATGGCTGTTCTAAACTGTCTGTTTGACTCACTGAGCCAAATGTTGAG AAAGAATGTTGAGAGGAGAGCTCTACTTGAGAATATGGAAGGTCTCTTTCTCGCTGTGGATGAAATTGTGGATGGGGG AGTGATTCTGGAAAGTGATCCTCAGCAAGTGGTCCACCGCGTGGCACTAAGG GGGGAAGATGTGCCCTACTCAGAGCAGACTGTCACCCAG GTGCTACAGTCTGCCAAGGAACAGATCAAATGGTCTCTGCTACGATAG
- the LOC118360695 gene encoding coatomer subunit zeta-1-like isoform X2, translating into MFPREPSLYTVKAVLILDNDGERLYAKYYDDTYPSVKEQKAFEKNIFSKTHRTDSEIALLEGLTVVYKSNIDLFFYVVGSSHENELMLMAVLNCLFDSLSQMLRKNVERRALLENMEGLFLAVDEIVDGGVILESDPQQVVHRVALRGEDVPYSEQTVTQKASFLLQVLQSAKEQIKWSLLR; encoded by the exons GAACCGTCATTATACACCGTGAAAGCAGTCCTCATTCTGGATAATGATGGAGAACGACTCTATGCTAAA TATTATGATGACACCTACCCTTCAGTAAAGGAACAGAAAGCTTTTGAGAAGAACATCTTCAGCAAGACACACCGGACTGACA GTGAGATTGCTTTGCTAGAGGGCCTCACAGTTGTCTACAAGAGCAACATTGATCTCTTCTTCTATGTCGTTGGAAGCTCGCATGAAAATGAG TTGATGCTAATGGCTGTTCTAAACTGTCTGTTTGACTCACTGAGCCAAATGTTGAG AAAGAATGTTGAGAGGAGAGCTCTACTTGAGAATATGGAAGGTCTCTTTCTCGCTGTGGATGAAATTGTGGATGGGGG AGTGATTCTGGAAAGTGATCCTCAGCAAGTGGTCCACCGCGTGGCACTAAGG GGGGAAGATGTGCCCTACTCAGAGCAGACTGTCACCCAG AAGGCCAGTTTTCTTCTACAGGTGCTACAGTCTGCCAAGGAACAGATCAAATGGTCTCTGCTACGATAG
- the LOC118360696 gene encoding zinc finger protein 740-like isoform X1, with protein sequence MTHHPNNSVRDHMKWAGLLGCETVLSSIALMQANNMSGSQKKLASQHGQGQRDNNNPESHQHQSHEAHHGHHNNHQAHHSHMVLPSGVSCPPLLIRKDGHSFHTPRLLDEKDMQASQNMQSTKKKHRKSGTPNKLREKVEQVEMDINGDDDHDSLVQKNFICEHCYGAFRSSYHLKRHILTHTGEKPFACDICDMRFIQRYHLDRHKRVHSGEKPYQCDRCNQNFSRTDRLLRHRRLCGARTNLPKEENQSFSCESRGGAYSQDAPGHTATWSPLQQQNSRLAV encoded by the exons ATGACACACCATCCCAACAACTCCGTTCGAGACCACATGAAATGG GCTGGATTGCTGGGCTGTGAGACGGTGCTGTCCAGCATCGCCCTGATGCAGGCCAACAACATGTCCGGCAGTCAGAAGAAGTTGGCCTCACAGCACGGCCAGggtcagagagacaacaacaaccctGAAAGCCACCAGCACCAGTCTCACGAGGCTCACCACGgccaccacaacaaccaccaggCCCACCACAGCCACATGGTCCTGCCCTCGGGAGTCAGCTGCCCACCCCTG TTAATCAGAAAAGATGGACACTCATTTCACACACCCAGGCTGCTGGATGAGAAAGATATGCAGGCCAGCCAGAATATGCAATCGACAAAGAAGAAGCACAGAAAATCAGGAACACCCAACAAactgagagagaaagtggag CAGGTGGAGATGGATATTAACGGTGATGATGATCATGATTCACTAGTACAGAAGAACTTCATTTGTGAGCACTGCTATGGAGCATTCCGAAGTAGCTACCACCTGAAGAGGCACATCCTCACTCATACAG GAGAGAAGCCGTTTGCATGTGACATATGTGACATGCGGTTTATTCAGCGATATCATCTGGACAGACACAAGAGAGTTCACAGTGGAGAGAAGCCCTACCAGTGTGATCGCTGCAATCAA AACTTCTCGCGGACGGACCGTCTGCTACGTCACCGGCGTCTGTGTGGAGCGAGGACCAACCTTCCCAAGGAGGAGAACCAGTCATTCTCCTGcgagagcagaggaggagcctACTCCCAGGATGCACCTGGGCACACGGCCACCTGGAGCCCCCTACAGCAGCAAAACAGCCGTCTGGCtgtctaa
- the LOC118360696 gene encoding zinc finger protein 281-like isoform X2 yields the protein MTHHPNNSVRDHMKWAGLLGCETVLSSIALMQANNMSGSQKKLASQHGQGQRDNNNPESHQHQSHEAHHGHHNNHQAHHSHMVLPSGVSCPPLLIRKDGHSFHTPRLLDEKDMQASQNMQSTKKKHRKSGTPNKLREKVEVEMDINGDDDHDSLVQKNFICEHCYGAFRSSYHLKRHILTHTGEKPFACDICDMRFIQRYHLDRHKRVHSGEKPYQCDRCNQNFSRTDRLLRHRRLCGARTNLPKEENQSFSCESRGGAYSQDAPGHTATWSPLQQQNSRLAV from the exons ATGACACACCATCCCAACAACTCCGTTCGAGACCACATGAAATGG GCTGGATTGCTGGGCTGTGAGACGGTGCTGTCCAGCATCGCCCTGATGCAGGCCAACAACATGTCCGGCAGTCAGAAGAAGTTGGCCTCACAGCACGGCCAGggtcagagagacaacaacaaccctGAAAGCCACCAGCACCAGTCTCACGAGGCTCACCACGgccaccacaacaaccaccaggCCCACCACAGCCACATGGTCCTGCCCTCGGGAGTCAGCTGCCCACCCCTG TTAATCAGAAAAGATGGACACTCATTTCACACACCCAGGCTGCTGGATGAGAAAGATATGCAGGCCAGCCAGAATATGCAATCGACAAAGAAGAAGCACAGAAAATCAGGAACACCCAACAAactgagagagaaagtggag GTGGAGATGGATATTAACGGTGATGATGATCATGATTCACTAGTACAGAAGAACTTCATTTGTGAGCACTGCTATGGAGCATTCCGAAGTAGCTACCACCTGAAGAGGCACATCCTCACTCATACAG GAGAGAAGCCGTTTGCATGTGACATATGTGACATGCGGTTTATTCAGCGATATCATCTGGACAGACACAAGAGAGTTCACAGTGGAGAGAAGCCCTACCAGTGTGATCGCTGCAATCAA AACTTCTCGCGGACGGACCGTCTGCTACGTCACCGGCGTCTGTGTGGAGCGAGGACCAACCTTCCCAAGGAGGAGAACCAGTCATTCTCCTGcgagagcagaggaggagcctACTCCCAGGATGCACCTGGGCACACGGCCACCTGGAGCCCCCTACAGCAGCAAAACAGCCGTCTGGCtgtctaa
- the LOC118360695 gene encoding coatomer subunit zeta-1-like isoform X6: protein MDTEPSLYTVKAVLILDNDGERLYAKYYDDTYPSVKEQKAFEKNIFSKTHRTDSEIALLEGLTVVYKSNIDLFFYVVGSSHENELMLMAVLNCLFDSLSQMLRKNVERRALLENMEGLFLAVDEIVDGGVILESDPQQVVHRVALRGEDVPYSEQTVTQVLQSAKEQIKWSLLR, encoded by the exons GAACCGTCATTATACACCGTGAAAGCAGTCCTCATTCTGGATAATGATGGAGAACGACTCTATGCTAAA TATTATGATGACACCTACCCTTCAGTAAAGGAACAGAAAGCTTTTGAGAAGAACATCTTCAGCAAGACACACCGGACTGACA GTGAGATTGCTTTGCTAGAGGGCCTCACAGTTGTCTACAAGAGCAACATTGATCTCTTCTTCTATGTCGTTGGAAGCTCGCATGAAAATGAG TTGATGCTAATGGCTGTTCTAAACTGTCTGTTTGACTCACTGAGCCAAATGTTGAG AAAGAATGTTGAGAGGAGAGCTCTACTTGAGAATATGGAAGGTCTCTTTCTCGCTGTGGATGAAATTGTGGATGGGGG AGTGATTCTGGAAAGTGATCCTCAGCAAGTGGTCCACCGCGTGGCACTAAGG GGGGAAGATGTGCCCTACTCAGAGCAGACTGTCACCCAG GTGCTACAGTCTGCCAAGGAACAGATCAAATGGTCTCTGCTACGATAG